DNA from Aphis gossypii isolate Hap1 chromosome 3, ASM2018417v2, whole genome shotgun sequence:
tttatcagtaATAATTGTCACAATCGCTTGAATGATACAGATACCAGAATTGCATACGACCACCCTTTGACGACGACGTATATGAAGATGGAAATGGAAAAGATCATAGAACACATGACCAGATTGTATGAACTAAAAGACGGGGAAATCCAGGAAATAATCGAGCATTTCGGTCCGATTCTCAAAACGATCGTGAAGACATTGAACATCACCGTTCCTGAAGATATTGAGTCCTTAATGGTCGCATATAAGTCTGCAGGAATGGTCAGTGCGCCGATGTCACACTTCGActtgtttacttttttaccCCACTTGTGGTCCCACGAGGATTTTTTGAAGCCTTTTATACTACACTCCAGAGGCAGAAATGaaggttatttatttatttaattacacgcAGTGAATAAATACGAATGACGTACAGACGACGATATCCATAATCTAAATAGAAATGAAACCTGATTCAAATAGTATaggtttaaaatgtgttttaatattttagtgtctATAGTGTTTGGAATTCCTACTGTTCGCCGTCAAAAACGGAATTACTTGATACAGACATTGATTAGCTTCGTAAAGAACATGAATCAAACTGAGCAAGATGATTCGCTGATAGTAGTGATGATTGCCGaagtattgtatacatatgattattcaatataaaatatgttactaataggttaatattttgtatctgATATCTTATAACGTTTTCAGGTCGATTTGGAATATACGCGACAACTTTCTgaagaaatcaaaaatcggtaattatttttattacataccaTACGGATTACAAAGCATTTATtgttgttgaatattttttaatttcagattATCAGATGCTGTGAACTCAGGCCTCTTGGAAATAATTGCTCCGTCCCCGGGATATTATCcggatttaaaaaatcttcgCCTTACGCTCGGTGATTCCGAAGACCGAGTCCGCTGGAGGAGTAAACAAAATTTGGATTTTGCTCTTTTAATGATGTACTGTCAACCAAAAGGATCATTTTATGTTCAACTTGAAGACGATTTAATCGCGAGGCCGCAATATCAAAGTTTAATGAAACAAACTGCTTTGCAAAGAATAGCCGACGAACAAGAATGGTTCATATTAGACTTTGGTGGACTTGGTTTTATCGGTAAAATCCATTAAAGTGACCTGttaatgtgattttattattcaatcacTATAGTGgtttaatgtacatttttatttaggaaaAATGATAAGAAGTTCGGATTTACCGTGGCTAATTCAATTCatcataatgttttataacgaCAAACCAGGGGATTGGCTGCTGGAGGGATTGGTGCAAACAAAAGCTTGTCATCTTGGAAGAAGTCGTGTGAGTAAATCGTTAGGTTATCAGGTGGCTCAATCTACTCTTTGAACTTAtttgatgtttattatatcAGAAATTGTTGTCAAAATCGAACAAGtagttttttagtaataatctaCAAATATATGGACATTGCTTATGAcaacaatttgaataattaacaattaattaaatttttttttttattcaaataaaatcctATAGCAATGCATATGGTATtttggtaattaatattatttgattgtctatatcaactttttttcctataatcaaattttataatataatattaataaagatgTTCGATTTATATGAgccaaaatgaaattaatgtaTGATCTCTCCCTATTATAGTAACCTATAGGGGTTAA
Protein-coding regions in this window:
- the LOC114119976 gene encoding alpha-1,3-mannosyl-glycoprotein 4-beta-N-acetylglucosaminyltransferase B-like isoform X1, which translates into the protein METDKSKTRVLMRFHRPKFCFWLFIFITLLSCFTVMFIFISDTRIAYDHPLTTTYMKMEMEKIIEHMTRLYELKDGEIQEIIEHFGPILKTIVKTLNITVPEDIESLMVAYKSAGMVSAPMSHFDLFTFLPHLWSHEDFLKPFILHSRGRNEVSIVFGIPTVRRQKRNYLIQTLISFVKNMNQTEQDDSLIVVMIAEVDLEYTRQLSEEIKNRLSDAVNSGLLEIIAPSPGYYPDLKNLRLTLGDSEDRVRWRSKQNLDFALLMMYCQPKGSFYVQLEDDLIARPQYQSLMKQTALQRIADEQEWFILDFGGLGFIGKMIRSSDLPWLIQFIIMFYNDKPGDWLLEGLVQTKACHLGRSRKSCKNAKDGIWVKHNESFFQHMGTWSSLAGKIQLLKANNFYNKSI
- the LOC114119976 gene encoding alpha-1,3-mannosyl-glycoprotein 4-beta-N-acetylglucosaminyltransferase B-like isoform X4, which gives rise to METDKSKTRVLMRFHRPKFCFWLFIFITLLSCFTVMFIFISDTRIAYDHPLTTTYMKMEMEKIIEHMTRLYELKDGEIQEIIEHFGPILKTIVKTLNITVPEDIESLMVAYKSAGMVSAPMSHFDLFTFLPHLWSHEDFLKPFILHSRGRNEVSIVFGIPTVRRQKRNYLIQTLISFVKNMNQTEQDDSLIVVMIAEVDLEYTRQLSEEIKNRLSDAVNSGLLEIIAPSPGYYPDLKNLRLTLGDSEDRVRWRSKQNLDFALLMMYCQPKGSFYVQLEDDLIARPQYQSLMKQTALQRIADEQEWFILDFGGLGFIGKMIRSSDLPWLIQFIIMFYNDKPGDWLLEGLVQTKACHLGRSRL
- the LOC114119976 gene encoding alpha-1,3-mannosyl-glycoprotein 4-beta-N-acetylglucosaminyltransferase B-like isoform X3; its protein translation is METDKSKTHTRIAYDHPLTTTYMKMEMEKIIEHMTRLYELKDGEIQEIIEHFGPILKTIVKTLNITVPEDIESLMVAYKSAGMVSAPMSHFDLFTFLPHLWSHEDFLKPFILHSRGRNEVSIVFGIPTVRRQKRNYLIQTLISFVKNMNQTEQDDSLIVVMIAEVDLEYTRQLSEEIKNRLSDAVNSGLLEIIAPSPGYYPDLKNLRLTLGDSEDRVRWRSKQNLDFALLMMYCQPKGSFYVQLEDDLIARPQYQSLMKQTALQRIADEQEWFILDFGGLGFIGKMIRSSDLPWLIQFIIMFYNDKPGDWLLEGLVQTKACHLGRSRKSCKNAKDGIWVKHNESFFQHMGTWSSLAGKIQLLKANNFYNKSI
- the LOC114119976 gene encoding alpha-1,3-mannosyl-glycoprotein 4-beta-N-acetylglucosaminyltransferase B-like isoform X2 — its product is MRFHRPKFCFWLFIFITLLSCFTVMFIFISDTRIAYDHPLTTTYMKMEMEKIIEHMTRLYELKDGEIQEIIEHFGPILKTIVKTLNITVPEDIESLMVAYKSAGMVSAPMSHFDLFTFLPHLWSHEDFLKPFILHSRGRNEVSIVFGIPTVRRQKRNYLIQTLISFVKNMNQTEQDDSLIVVMIAEVDLEYTRQLSEEIKNRLSDAVNSGLLEIIAPSPGYYPDLKNLRLTLGDSEDRVRWRSKQNLDFALLMMYCQPKGSFYVQLEDDLIARPQYQSLMKQTALQRIADEQEWFILDFGGLGFIGKMIRSSDLPWLIQFIIMFYNDKPGDWLLEGLVQTKACHLGRSRKSCKNAKDGIWVKHNESFFQHMGTWSSLAGKIQLLKANNFYNKSI